In one Pseudomonas sp. MM211 genomic region, the following are encoded:
- a CDS encoding two-component system sensor histidine kinase NtrB, whose translation MNSQLAPLSASTLTERHYEMLVQAVADYAIFMLNPEGCIVSWNAGAARIKGYDATEVIGQHLSIFYSDEDRHDGKPWQLIERALRDGRSQDEGWRVRKDGSRFWALVAIEVIRNEEGVIIGLAKITRDITDRHEADMRYDALRAQLFQAQKLEALGQLSGGMAHDFNNLLTIILSAAKLASRTSNPERLASLLASIQNAGERGAQMTRNLLTFARCEQMPSRLVNLNALLDTAHTFMSQVLPKGMSLEMHYAPDLHCVELDPSQLEMALLNLILNARDAMHGTGVVRLHAENRTLAGEFDDLSGEFVLISVIDHGIGIDPAIRSRLFEPFFTTKDVGKGTGLGLSQVYGFARQAGGDVHVESVAGQGATMILCLPAAVGESAGARA comes from the coding sequence ATGAACAGCCAGTTAGCCCCACTCTCTGCGAGCACATTGACCGAGCGTCATTACGAGATGCTGGTTCAGGCCGTTGCCGACTACGCGATCTTCATGCTCAACCCGGAAGGCTGCATCGTTTCCTGGAATGCCGGTGCTGCGCGTATCAAGGGCTACGACGCCACTGAGGTGATTGGCCAGCACCTGTCGATCTTTTACTCCGACGAAGACCGGCATGACGGTAAACCCTGGCAGCTTATCGAGCGGGCACTGCGCGACGGGCGCTCTCAGGATGAGGGTTGGCGTGTGCGCAAGGATGGCTCCCGCTTTTGGGCGCTGGTGGCCATTGAAGTGATTCGCAATGAAGAGGGTGTGATCATCGGCTTGGCCAAGATCACCCGCGATATCACGGACCGTCACGAGGCGGACATGCGCTATGACGCTTTGCGTGCACAGCTATTTCAGGCGCAGAAACTCGAAGCTCTGGGTCAGTTGAGTGGTGGTATGGCCCACGATTTCAATAACCTGCTGACCATCATCCTGAGTGCTGCCAAGCTGGCTAGCCGCACCAGCAACCCGGAGCGCTTGGCAAGCCTGCTCGCCAGTATCCAGAACGCTGGTGAGCGCGGCGCGCAGATGACGCGTAATCTGCTGACCTTCGCTCGCTGCGAACAGATGCCAAGCCGCCTGGTCAACCTCAACGCGCTGCTCGATACCGCTCATACGTTCATGAGCCAGGTACTGCCCAAGGGCATGAGCCTGGAAATGCACTACGCCCCTGACTTGCATTGTGTCGAACTCGACCCGAGTCAATTGGAAATGGCGCTGCTTAACCTCATCCTCAATGCCCGTGACGCTATGCACGGTACAGGTGTCGTACGGTTGCACGCGGAGAACCGCACACTTGCCGGGGAGTTTGACGATCTGAGCGGGGAGTTCGTGTTGATTTCGGTCATCGATCATGGCATTGGTATCGACCCAGCCATTCGCTCGCGGCTGTTCGAGCCGTTTTTCACGACCAAGGATGTGGGCAAGGGAACTGGACTGGGGCTCAGCCAGGTCTATGGCTTTGCCCGGCAGGCCGGTGGTGACGTGCACGTCGAGAGCGTGGCAGGGCAGGGGGCTACCATGATTCTCTGCTTGCCTGCGGCTGTCGGGGAATCAGCAGGTGCTCGGGCATGA